Proteins from one Fragaria vesca subsp. vesca linkage group LG6, FraVesHawaii_1.0, whole genome shotgun sequence genomic window:
- the LOC101309282 gene encoding cyclic nucleotide-gated ion channel 2-like yields the protein MSSNFSLPRWTVFHRQQSSGPSDSDNSNNVVEDNPISISTSVVECYACTQVGVPVFHSTSCDGAHQPQWEASAGSSLVPIQSRSDLKKGLRRNRLPVGPFGEVLDPRTKRVQRWNRAFLLARGMALAIDPLFFYALSIGRGGTPCLYMDGGLAAIVTVLRTCVDAVHLCHLWLQFRLAYVSRESLVVGCGKLVWDARAIASHYVRSLKGFWFDAFVILPVPQAVFWLVLPKLIREEKIKVIMTILLVIFLFQFLPKVYHSICLMRRMAKVTGYIFGTIWWGFGLNLIAYFIASHVAGGCWYVLAIQRVASCLKQQCELGGNCNLSLSCSQEVCYQSLIPDSMEAAPCGGNVTNGLRKPSCLDVNGTFNYGIYQWALPVISSNSLAIKILYPIFWGLMTLSTFGNDLEPTSHWLEVIFSICIVLSGLLLFTLLIGNIQVFLHAVMAKKRKMQLRCRDMEWWMRRRQLPSGLRRRVRHYERHRWVTMGGEDEMDLIKDLPEGLRREIKRHLCIDLIKKVPLFHNLDELILDNICDRVRPLVFSKDEKIIREGDPVPKMLFIVRGRIKRSQGLSKGMVGTNVLEPGGFLGDELLSWCLRRPFIDRLPASSATFACLESTEAFGLNASDLRYITDHFRYKFANERLKRTARYYSSNWRTWAAVNIQFAWRRYRLRTRGPVIPVVTTEQNGGADRRLLQYAALFMSLKPHDHLE from the exons ATGTCCTCCAACTTCTCCCTCCCAAG GTGGACGGTATTCCACCGGCAACAGAGCTCCGGCCCTAGCGACAGCGACAACAGCAACAACGTTGTGGAAGACAACCCGATCTCAATCTCCACCTCGGTGGTCGAGTGCTACGCTTGCACTCAGGTCGGAGTTCCGGTCTTCCACTCGACCAGCTGCGACGGCGCCCACCAGCCTCAATGGGAGGCCTCGGCGGGGTCTTCCTTAGTCCCTATCCAATCCCGCAGCGACCTCAAGAAGGGCCTCCGCCGCAACCGCCTCCCCGTGGGGCCCTTCGGCGAGGTCCTCGACCCGCGCACCAAGCGCGTGCAGAGATGGAACCGCGCCTTCCTCCTCGCGCGTGGGATGGCCCTCGCCATCGACCCCCTCTTCTTCTACGCCCTCTCCATCGGCCGCGGTGGGACCCCCTGCCTCTACATGGACGGCGGCCTCGCGGCGATCGTCACGGTGCTCCGCACGTGCGTCGACGCCGTGCATCTCTGCCACCTGTGGCTGCAGTTCCGGCTGGCTTATGTCTCTAGGGAGTCGCTGGTGGTCGGCTGCGGGAAGCTCGTGTGGGACGCACGAGCGATCGCGTCGCATTATGTTCGGTCCTTGAAGGGCTTCTGGTTCGACGCCTTCGTTATTCTTCCGGTTCCTCAG GCTGTGTTCTGGCTTGTTCTTCCAAAATTGATAAGGGAAGAAAAGATTAAAGTGATAATGACAATTCTTCTAGTAATATTCTTATTCCAATTCCTCCCAAAAGTCTACCATAGCATCTGCTTGATGAGAAGAATGGCAAAGGTTACAGGATACATTTTCGGCACCATTTGGTGGGGTTTTGGCCTCAACCTCATCGCCTACTTCATTGCCTCACAT GTTGCTGGGGGATGCTGGTATGTGCTTGCGATACAGCGAGTGGCGTCCTGCCTAAAGCAGCAGTGTGAATTGGGTGGGAATTGCAATCTCTCTTTGTCATGCTCACAGGAAGTTTGTTACCAGTCTCTGATACCGGATTCCATGGAAGCAGCTCCATGTGGTGGCAACGTGACAAATGGGTTGAGAAAGCCTTCCTGCTTGGATGTTAATGGAACATTCAACTACGGCATCTATCAGTGGGCTCTTCCTGTCATATCTAGCAACTCGCTGGCTATTAAGATCCTGTATCCCATCTTTTGGGGCTTAATGACTCTCAG CACCTTTGGCAATGATCTTGAACCAACAAGTCACTGGCTAGAAGTGATTTTCAGTATATGCATTGTGCTCAGTGGGTTATTGCTCTTCACTTTGCTCATTGGGAACATTCAA GTGTTTCTGCACGCGGTAATGGCAAAGAAGAGGAAAATGCAGCTGAGGTGTAGAGACATGGAATGGTGGATGAGAAGAAGGCAGTTGCCATCTGGTTTGCGACGAAGAGTTAGACATTATGAACGCCATAGATGGGTGACAATGGGGGGAGAAGATGAGATGGATTTGATCAAAGACTTGCCTGAAGGTCTTCGAAGAGAAATTAAACGCCACTTATGCATAGACCTCATAAAGAAG GTACCTCTGTTCCACAACTTGGATGAACTTATTCTTGACAACATTTGCGACCGTGTTAGGCCTCTAGTCTTCTCTAAAGACGAGAAG ATAATTAGAGAAGGAGATCCTGTGCCAAAGATGCTATTCATTGTGCGTGGACGCATAAAGCGAAGCCAAGGCCTAAGCAAAGGCATGGTGGGAACCAATGTGCTTGAACCGGGTGGGTTTCTAGGCGATGAGCTGCTCTCATGGTGCCTACGACGGCCCTTCATAGACCGCCTTCCAGCCTCATCTGCTACATTTGCTTGCCTTGAATCAACAGAAGCATTTGGCCTCAATGCAAGTGACCTCAGATACATTACAGACCACTTCCGGTACAAATTTGCAAACGAGAGGCTCAAGAGGACTGCAAGATACTACTCTTCCAATTGGAGAACATGGGCTGCTGTAAATATACAATTCGCTTGGCGCCGCTACAGGCTGAGGACTAGAGGTCCTGTGATTCCTGTAGTGACCACCGAACAAAATGGAGGCGCTGATCGTAGGCTCTTGCAGTATGCTGCATTGTTCATGTCACTTAAGCCGCATGATCATCTTGAGTAA
- the LOC101309574 gene encoding uncharacterized protein LOC101309574, producing MGTKLTKEQAVPLPVPGKLESLTLQHHLINCVSNSFYIRNLVSKQRRRMLVAGYDLDMSYISDRILAMSFPSERIRAMFRNPLWQVKSVLDMRHPEHYKIYNLCIEEQYDPSHFYGRVERFPFDDNHVPPLAMVKLFCESVQSWLNSDPENIAVIHCMAGKGRTGLMVCAYLVYCGMSAEEGLQLYAHRRTTNNEGVSIPSQRRYVGYWESCLSFPSEADEGPPEVKLPQPCSRELRRIRFYDTLNIDKIFFVVSELREIPGQRYRPSSEVSRSSCKKIKKGYQRTSSPRYYLSFTEGDGEDKKPDPDEPRVVVQMDTESSILYQKACLEYYFDNPVQVTGDVRVIFYQKMNGGRLFYACFNTAFIKNSLLQLTVRDLDKIGKKGRSICGPKFCLELLFGPANAKHSPSTPRHSRDVL from the exons ATGGGAACGAAGTTAACAAAGGAACAAGCCGTGCCGTTACCGGTGCCAGGAAAGCTTGAAAGCCTAACTTTACAACACCATCTGATCAATTGCGTAAGTAACAGCTTTTACATCCGAAACTTGGTGTCCAAGCAACGGAGGCGAATGCTTGTTGCTGGCTATGATCTTGACATGTCTTACATTTCGGACCGCATTTTGGCAATGTCGTTCCCCTCGGAGCGAATACGTGCAATGTTTCGAAATCCTCTTTGGCAGGTCAAGTCTGTGCTTGATATGAGGCATCCAGAACATTACAAG ATCTATAACCTCTGCATTGAAGAGCAATATGATCCATCTCATTTCTATGGCCGTGTGGAGAGGTTTCCTTTTGATGATAACCATGTTCCACCTCTTGCAATGGTCAAGCTTTTCTGCGAAAGTGTGCAATCATGGCTCAACAGTGACCCAGAAAATATTGCTGTTATACACTGCATG GCAGGAAAAGGTCGAACAGGCTTAATGGTATGTGCGTATCTAGTCTACTGTGGGATGTCAGCAGAGGAAGGCCTTCAACTCTATGCTCATAGACGGACCACCAATAATGAAGGA GTCTCGATACCAAGCCAACGTCGTTACGTAGGGTACTGGGAAAGTTGTCTCTCTTTCCCTTCAGAAGCCGATGAAGGACCTCCTGAAGTCAAGTTACCTCAGCCGTGTAGCAGAGAACTGCGAAGAATCCGATTTTATGACACACTTAACATTGATAAGATCTTCTTTGTGGTTTCTGAGTTGCGAGAG ATTCCGGGCCAGAGATATCGTCCATCTTCAGAAGTTTCTAGGAGTTCTTGCAAAAAAATCAAGAAAGGGTATCAGAGAACAAGCAGTCCTCGCTATTATCTCTCTTTCACCGAAGGTGATGGAGAAGACAAGAAACCAGATCCAGATGAACCTCGTGTTGTTGTTCAAATGGATACAGAAAGTTCCATACTATACCAGAAGGCATGTCTTGAATATTACTTTGATAATCCTGTGCAG GTAACCGGAGATGTGCGTGTCATATTCTATCAAAAAATGAATGGAGGGCGTCTCTTCTACGCTTGCTTCAACACTGCTTTCATTAAGAACAGTTTGCTACAG CTCACAGTTCGGGATTTGGATAAAATTGGGAAGAAAGGAAGATCAATATGTGGCCCTAAATTCTGCTTGGAGTTGCTATTTGGTCCTGCAAATGCGAAACACTCACCCTCAACTCCACGTCACAGTCGTGATGTGCTGTGA
- the LOC101303250 gene encoding uncharacterized protein LOC101303250 isoform 2: MKISKTEVNLRRLLAAAPQQQNQAKLSHYVATLREQVEQLAEERTPEGLPRVSKAVLSDYSEKIEAVASKLTSALPDLREPQESLGRISVKAESSETGDSRSPPGLRRRFVPSSNVQDGTRETLSADSLLPVKLDAAAQAHIEKHRRLEEDLTDEMVVLARQLKETSLVMSHSLKNAEKLLDSTEEAVEKSLASTGHVTARASDIYSKTSKTSCVTWLLMFLMTGIFIMVALLIRVT, from the coding sequence ATGAAAATCAGTAAAACAGAAGTGAACTTGAGGAGGCTGCTTGCAGCTGCTCCTCAGCAACAAAACCAGGCAAAGCTTTCACATTATGTTGCTACTTTACGAGAACAGGTAGAACAGCTAGCTGAAGAGAGAACGCCGGAAGGATTACCGAGAGTTTCCAAGGCTGTTTTGAGTGACTACTCTGAGAAGATCGAAGCCGTTGCTTCGAAATTAACTTCTGCATTGCCTGATTTGCGAGAACCGCAGGAGTCACTCGGAAGAATTTCGGTTAAAGCAGAGTCTTCTGAGACAGGAGATAGTCGGAGCCCTCCCGGTCTTAGAAGGAGATTTGTCCCCAGCTCGAATGTACAAGATGGAACTCGTGAGACGCTCAGTGCAGATTCTTTGTTGCCTGTCAAACTTGACGCTGCAGCGCAAGCGCATATTGAGAAGCATAGAAGACTTGAAGAGGATTTGACTGATGAAATGGTTGTGTTGGCAAGGCAACTCAAAGAGACTAGTCTTGTGATGAGCCACTCCTTGAAGAACGCTGAAAAACTACTTGACTCTACTGAGGAGGCTGTTGAAAAGAGCTTGGCAAGCACTGGTCATGTCACTGCACGCGCATCTGATATATACTCAAAGACCTCCAAGACTTCATGTGTCACATGGCTTTTGATGTTTCTAATGACAGGTATATTCATCATGGTGGCACTTTTAATTCGTGTAACTTGA
- the LOC101303250 gene encoding uncharacterized protein LOC101303250 isoform 1 — translation MSCCFILLQGVGMKISKTEVNLRRLLAAAPQQQNQAKLSHYVATLREQVEQLAEERTPEGLPRVSKAVLSDYSEKIEAVASKLTSALPDLREPQESLGRISVKAESSETGDSRSPPGLRRRFVPSSNVQDGTRETLSADSLLPVKLDAAAQAHIEKHRRLEEDLTDEMVVLARQLKETSLVMSHSLKNAEKLLDSTEEAVEKSLASTGHVTARASDIYSKTSKTSCVTWLLMFLMTGIFIMVALLIRVT, via the coding sequence ATGAGTTGCTGTTTCATACTTTTACAGGGTGTTGGTATGAAAATCAGTAAAACAGAAGTGAACTTGAGGAGGCTGCTTGCAGCTGCTCCTCAGCAACAAAACCAGGCAAAGCTTTCACATTATGTTGCTACTTTACGAGAACAGGTAGAACAGCTAGCTGAAGAGAGAACGCCGGAAGGATTACCGAGAGTTTCCAAGGCTGTTTTGAGTGACTACTCTGAGAAGATCGAAGCCGTTGCTTCGAAATTAACTTCTGCATTGCCTGATTTGCGAGAACCGCAGGAGTCACTCGGAAGAATTTCGGTTAAAGCAGAGTCTTCTGAGACAGGAGATAGTCGGAGCCCTCCCGGTCTTAGAAGGAGATTTGTCCCCAGCTCGAATGTACAAGATGGAACTCGTGAGACGCTCAGTGCAGATTCTTTGTTGCCTGTCAAACTTGACGCTGCAGCGCAAGCGCATATTGAGAAGCATAGAAGACTTGAAGAGGATTTGACTGATGAAATGGTTGTGTTGGCAAGGCAACTCAAAGAGACTAGTCTTGTGATGAGCCACTCCTTGAAGAACGCTGAAAAACTACTTGACTCTACTGAGGAGGCTGTTGAAAAGAGCTTGGCAAGCACTGGTCATGTCACTGCACGCGCATCTGATATATACTCAAAGACCTCCAAGACTTCATGTGTCACATGGCTTTTGATGTTTCTAATGACAGGTATATTCATCATGGTGGCACTTTTAATTCGTGTAACTTGA